ACGCCCCTACCGGTCCAGCGTCACGGTCCGGAGCGCCGCGTCGATGAGCTCTTCGGGAGCCTCGACGCCCCAGCGCACGCGCCCGACCGCCTCGGGGAGAACGAAGCGCGTGCGGCCGTCCACGCCTTTCTTGTCGAGCTTGAGGGCCGAAAGGACCCGCTGGCGCGGAAGTCGGCGCACGCGCGTGGGCAGGCCGCAGAGCTTGAGGAGGCGGTTCTGGGCGGCCAGCACTTCCAGGGGCGCCAGGCCCATTTTCATCGCGATCACCGCCTCGGCCTCCATCCCCACGGCGACGGCTTCTCCATGGGAAAGCACCCGGTAGTCCCCCGCCGCCTCGAGGGCGTGGCCGATCGTGTGGCCGTAGTTGAGAATGGCGCGGAGGCCCGATTCCTTCTCGTCTTCGCGCACCACGTCGGCCTTGATGGAAACGCAGCGGAAGACGATCTCCTCGAGCACCGAAGGGGAGCGGCGGTGGATCCCTTCGATGTCCCGCTCCAGAGAGGCGAAGAGGTCCGCGTCGCGGATCATGCCGTACTTGACGACCTCCCCGAAGCCCGAGACGTATTCGCGGGGCGGAAGCGTCGCCAGCGCGGCGGGATCGCAGAGGACCGCGCGGGGCTGATAGAAGGTGCCCACGAGGTTCTTGCCTTGAGGCAGATTAATGCCGGTTTTCCCGCCGATGGCGGCGTCCACCTGTCCGAGAAGAGTCGTGGGAACGAGGACCACCGGGATCCCGCGCATGTAGGTCGAGGCCACGAAGCCCCCGAGGTCGGTAATGACGCCGCCTCCCACGGCGACCAGGGTCGAGCGCCGGTCCATGCCGAACCGGGCGAGGCGCTCGTAAAGGGTTCCGGCGGTGGAGAGCCTTTTCTGAGGCTCGCCGGGAACCAGGGCCGTGCCGCCCACCCGGGCGCCTCCCCGGCGAAGGGCCTCCCGGACCTGCCGCGCGTAGGGACGGCAACGCCGGTCCGTCAGGACGAACGCCCGTCCGGGACGGCCCAGGAGTTCGTACAGGCGATCGGGCTCTTCGGACAGGAGTCCCGCGCCGACCAGGATGCGCGAGGAAAGAAGCGCCACTTCACGCATGGGCGGCAGGATAGCATACGGCTCCGGGCGCGCCAAGACGCTCCCGCGGAGGACCGCCGGGTATACTTTTGATCGGGGGAAGCGTCCGGTCGGAACCGTCCAGAGTGTAGGATGCTCGCGCGCGCCCAGGAACGGGAGCTCCTGGACCGTCTGATCGCCGGGCAGGGCGACGCCTGGCGGGAGCTCATGGATCGGTATGGGGCGCTTGTCGCCCATGCCGTCCGCTCGACGTTCCTCCGGGTGCTCAAGAAGGCCGAGCCCGCCTTCGTGGACGACACGGTTCAGGCGGTCTGGCTGTCCCTCTGCGCGGACGGTTGCCGGCGGTTGCGGCAGTTCGAGTCGAAGGCGTCTCTTTCGACGTGGCTTACGGTGCTGGCGACGCGCAAGGCGCTGGATGCGCTTCGGACCGAGCGGCGCAAGGGGGCGCTTCGGCAGGTACGGCTGGACGACGAGGAGCGGGACCTGCTTCGGGAACTTGAAGCTCCCGAGGCGGGCGAGGGCATCCCTTACGAGGATGTTCTCGGGGTGCGCGACGCGGTGGATCGTCTGCCGGACGAGGAGCGTCTGATCCTCAAGATGTATTACTTCGACGGCCTTTCGTACCGGTCGATCGCCGCCGCGCTCGGGACCGGGGTCGAGGCGGTTTCGGCGGCGCTGGGGCGCGCCCGGACGCGGCTGAAAAAGAGCCTCAAGGAGCAGGCGGGCGGCGTCCAATGAATGAGATGAAGGACTGCCCGGAAAGCGAAATCCTGGCCGCGTGGCTCGAGGACGGCCTGGGT
This DNA window, taken from Planctomycetota bacterium, encodes the following:
- the aroB gene encoding 3-dehydroquinate synthase, which encodes MREVALLSSRILVGAGLLSEEPDRLYELLGRPGRAFVLTDRRCRPYARQVREALRRGGARVGGTALVPGEPQKRLSTAGTLYERLARFGMDRRSTLVAVGGGVITDLGGFVASTYMRGIPVVLVPTTLLGQVDAAIGGKTGINLPQGKNLVGTFYQPRAVLCDPAALATLPPREYVSGFGEVVKYGMIRDADLFASLERDIEGIHRRSPSVLEEIVFRCVSIKADVVREDEKESGLRAILNYGHTIGHALEAAGDYRVLSHGEAVAVGMEAEAVIAMKMGLAPLEVLAAQNRLLKLCGLPTRVRRLPRQRVLSALKLDKKGVDGRTRFVLPEAVGRVRWGVEAPEELIDAALRTVTLDR
- a CDS encoding sigma-70 family RNA polymerase sigma factor, with the translated sequence MLARAQERELLDRLIAGQGDAWRELMDRYGALVAHAVRSTFLRVLKKAEPAFVDDTVQAVWLSLCADGCRRLRQFESKASLSTWLTVLATRKALDALRTERRKGALRQVRLDDEERDLLRELEAPEAGEGIPYEDVLGVRDAVDRLPDEERLILKMYYFDGLSYRSIAAALGTGVEAVSAALGRARTRLKKSLKEQAGGVQ